A DNA window from Altererythrobacter sp. B11 contains the following coding sequences:
- a CDS encoding FAD-dependent oxidoreductase, translating to MRHIAIIGSGPAGYYTAEAAQKTFGEDVRVDVFDRLPVPYGLIRTGVAPDHQSIKAVSRRYEKVALSENVRFVGNVAVGEDISIGELQELYDAVVLATGAPHDRPLGIPGEDLRNVFGSAAFVGWYNGHPQFAALNPDLSGTTAVVIGMGNVALDVARILSKSRAEFAGSDIVGHALEALESSRLRRIVILGRRGPHQIMMTPKELGELGALERARPLVRPEDLPEETADAALEPGQRKSVGLLREFAAAQGDDDRPITIEFAFMAQPRALVGEGSVTALEVERTRLVDGRAEATGETFRIPADLVVSCIGYRTAPIPGVPFDERQGRFTNDEGRIGPGLYCVGWARRGPSGTIGTNRPDGYGVVEKIAADFPDHDAAAGKPGREGFDRLAAERGLDVVTFRDWKKIEEAEETAAREGAPREKFVDIEAMIRAGR from the coding sequence TTGCGGCATATCGCGATCATCGGGTCCGGCCCCGCCGGATATTACACCGCGGAAGCCGCACAGAAGACCTTCGGCGAGGATGTACGGGTGGACGTGTTCGACCGTCTGCCGGTTCCCTATGGCCTGATCCGCACGGGCGTGGCGCCGGATCACCAGTCCATCAAGGCCGTCTCGCGCCGCTACGAGAAGGTGGCACTGAGCGAGAACGTCCGCTTCGTCGGCAATGTCGCCGTGGGTGAGGACATTTCGATCGGTGAACTGCAGGAACTTTACGACGCAGTGGTCCTGGCGACCGGCGCGCCGCATGATCGCCCGCTGGGCATCCCGGGGGAGGATCTGCGCAATGTGTTCGGCAGTGCCGCCTTCGTCGGCTGGTACAATGGCCACCCGCAGTTCGCTGCGCTGAACCCCGATCTGTCCGGCACCACCGCCGTGGTGATCGGCATGGGTAATGTGGCGCTGGACGTCGCCCGCATTCTTTCCAAGAGCCGGGCCGAATTCGCCGGAAGCGACATCGTGGGCCATGCGCTGGAGGCGCTGGAAAGCTCGCGTCTGCGGCGAATCGTGATCCTCGGCCGGCGCGGGCCCCACCAGATCATGATGACGCCCAAGGAACTGGGCGAGCTGGGGGCGCTGGAACGCGCCCGGCCGCTGGTCCGGCCCGAGGACCTGCCCGAGGAGACGGCGGATGCCGCGCTGGAGCCGGGGCAGCGCAAATCCGTGGGCCTGCTGCGCGAATTCGCCGCGGCGCAAGGGGATGATGACCGGCCGATCACGATCGAATTCGCCTTCATGGCGCAACCCCGCGCGCTGGTGGGAGAGGGCAGCGTGACGGCGCTGGAGGTCGAGCGCACGCGGCTGGTGGATGGCCGCGCGGAAGCTACGGGTGAGACCTTTCGCATTCCCGCCGATCTGGTGGTCAGCTGCATCGGCTATCGCACCGCGCCGATTCCCGGCGTGCCGTTCGACGAGCGGCAAGGCCGCTTCACTAATGACGAAGGGCGTATCGGCCCCGGCCTCTACTGCGTCGGCTGGGCACGGCGTGGCCCGTCGGGCACGATCGGCACCAATCGGCCCGATGGCTATGGCGTGGTGGAGAAGATCGCCGCCGACTTTCCGGACCACGACGCGGCGGCCGGCAAGCCGGGCCGCGAAGGCTTCGACCGGCTGGCGGCGGAGCGCGGACTCGACGTCGTCACCTTCCGCGACTGGAAGAAGATCGAGGAAGCGGAGGAGACAGCCGCCCGCGAAGGCGCCCCGCGCGAGAAGTTCGTGGACATCGAAGCGATGATCCGCGCCGGCCGATAG
- a CDS encoding putative bifunctional diguanylate cyclase/phosphodiesterase, with product MVMRGMLRGLGSGKPASARAHAGAASGRGADLGQRRALLEAVEDEGLGWFWASNVRNELTYLSASAVQRFAPGAALFGEPLSRLFETVGEVREQPQRPLSFLLGARSRVVEHIVRLEMPEGPQWWSLTGRPAFDEWGDFIGYRGIARDISAEYARQCDSSRLAEYDSLTGLANRHRMGTRLTAILTAFRLARRSCALLLLDLDRFKHVNDTLGHPAGDDLLKQVAQRLGRIIPEQAEIGRLGGDEFKIIIPDMDDRGKLGELAHRIIQMVSQPYSIEGSRAIIGTSVGIAVAPYDGIEPDELVKAADLALYAAKGSGRAQYRFYSNDLKDSAQERRAIEEDLRDALPRGELQLHYQPVVRSKSHRLTGFEALMRWNHPERGPINPAQFIPVAEESNLICALGEWALRQACEDAAAWPGDLLVSVNVSAPQFSAAGFVASVGKALAASGLAPGRLELEITESVFLGDGNMAARTFARLKRLGVRLALDDFGTGYSSLGYLRDAPFDKIKIDQGFVRGSTEEGQSNAAIITAIVGLAEALRMETTAEGVEAMDELALVAARGATNVQGFVFSRAISQADVLAKIASGDLYYEPSGPERHRADRRSLYRTVGVIHEDYRYDAMLRNLSRTGARIDGLIDVPVGTELVLDLGEGQLVVAIVRRSQDATQGLEFETPLISDGADGLCTRHRISPYALASAGMPLRALPRGEYPFLQDLIEPRDPSQPGRPRFMQLDLSATSSRAT from the coding sequence ATGGTGATGCGCGGCATGTTGCGCGGGCTGGGCAGCGGCAAACCCGCCTCCGCGCGCGCCCACGCCGGCGCAGCCTCTGGGCGCGGCGCCGACCTCGGCCAGCGGCGTGCGCTGCTGGAAGCCGTCGAGGACGAGGGGCTCGGCTGGTTCTGGGCCAGCAATGTCCGCAACGAGCTGACCTATCTCTCCGCCTCCGCCGTGCAGCGCTTCGCTCCCGGCGCCGCCCTGTTCGGCGAACCCCTGAGCCGGCTGTTCGAAACAGTGGGCGAGGTGCGGGAGCAGCCACAGCGGCCGCTCAGCTTCCTGCTCGGTGCCCGCAGCCGGGTGGTGGAGCATATCGTTCGGCTGGAAATGCCCGAGGGGCCGCAATGGTGGTCGCTCACCGGCCGGCCCGCCTTCGACGAATGGGGGGATTTCATCGGCTATCGCGGGATCGCGCGCGATATTTCTGCCGAATACGCGCGGCAATGCGATTCCTCGCGCCTGGCCGAATATGATTCGCTGACCGGCCTCGCCAACCGCCACCGCATGGGCACGCGGCTGACCGCGATCCTCACCGCCTTCCGCCTCGCCCGCCGCAGCTGCGCGCTGCTGCTGCTCGATCTCGACCGCTTCAAGCATGTCAACGATACGCTGGGACATCCGGCGGGTGACGATCTGCTGAAGCAGGTGGCCCAACGCCTCGGCCGGATCATTCCCGAACAGGCCGAGATCGGCCGGCTCGGCGGCGACGAGTTCAAGATCATCATTCCCGACATGGACGATCGCGGGAAGCTGGGCGAGCTGGCCCATCGCATCATCCAGATGGTGTCGCAGCCCTATTCGATCGAAGGCAGCCGTGCGATTATCGGCACCTCGGTGGGCATTGCCGTCGCGCCCTATGACGGGATCGAGCCCGATGAGCTGGTGAAGGCGGCCGATCTCGCGCTCTATGCCGCCAAGGGTAGCGGGCGCGCGCAATATCGCTTCTATTCCAACGACCTCAAGGATTCCGCGCAGGAACGCCGGGCTATCGAGGAGGATCTGCGCGATGCGCTGCCGCGGGGCGAGCTCCAGCTGCATTATCAGCCCGTGGTGCGCAGCAAGAGCCACAGGCTGACCGGCTTCGAGGCGCTGATGCGCTGGAATCACCCGGAGCGCGGCCCGATCAATCCGGCGCAGTTCATCCCGGTGGCGGAGGAGAGCAACCTCATCTGCGCGCTGGGCGAATGGGCGCTGCGCCAGGCCTGCGAGGACGCCGCCGCCTGGCCCGGCGATCTGCTCGTATCGGTGAACGTCTCCGCCCCGCAGTTTTCCGCTGCCGGTTTCGTCGCCTCCGTGGGCAAGGCGCTCGCCGCCTCGGGCCTCGCGCCAGGCCGGCTGGAGCTGGAAATCACCGAAAGCGTGTTCCTGGGCGATGGGAACATGGCGGCGCGTACCTTCGCCCGGCTCAAGCGGCTGGGCGTCAGGCTGGCGCTGGATGATTTCGGCACCGGCTATTCCTCGCTCGGCTATTTGCGCGATGCGCCGTTCGACAAGATCAAGATAGACCAGGGTTTCGTGCGCGGCAGCACCGAAGAGGGGCAGTCCAACGCCGCCATCATCACCGCCATCGTCGGTCTGGCGGAGGCACTGCGGATGGAGACCACGGCAGAGGGCGTGGAAGCGATGGACGAACTGGCGCTGGTGGCAGCGCGCGGGGCCACCAACGTGCAGGGCTTCGTGTTCTCCCGCGCCATCTCGCAGGCGGATGTGCTGGCAAAGATCGCGTCGGGCGATCTCTATTATGAACCGAGCGGGCCCGAGCGCCACCGCGCCGATCGCCGCAGCCTCTATCGCACCGTGGGCGTGATCCACGAGGATTACCGCTACGACGCCATGCTGCGCAATCTGTCGCGCACCGGCGCGCGGATCGATGGGCTGATCGACGTGCCTGTGGGCACCGAGCTGGTGCTGGACCTGGGGGAGGGGCAATTGGTAGTGGCCATTGTGCGCCGTTCGCAGGACGCGACGCAGGGCCTGGAGTTCGAGACGCCGCTGATCAGCGACGGTGCGGATGGCCTTTGCACCCGCCACCGCATCTCCCCCTATGCGCTGGCTTCGGCGGGGATGCCGCTGCGGGCGCTGCCGCGGGGCGAATATCCGTTTCTGCAGGATCTGATCGAACCGCGCGATCCCAGCCAGCCCGGTCGGCCGCGCTTCATGCAGCTGGACCTTTCCGCCACCTCCTCGCGCGCAACCTGA
- the lepA gene encoding translation elongation factor 4, translating to MSTDLALIRNFSIIAHIDHGKSTLADRLIQVTGGLSERELKEQVLDNMDIERERGITIKAQTVRLNYTARDGKTYELNLMDTPGHVDFAYEVSRSLAACEGALLVVDAAQGVEAQTLANVYQSIEHDHEIVPVINKIDLPAAEPDKVRAEIEDVIGLDASNAVLTSAKSGIGIEDVLEAVVDRIPPPQGERTRPLKAMLVDSWYDPYLGVVILVRVMDGVLRKGEQIRFMQGGTQHLVDRVGCFTPKRVELAELGPGEIGFITAQIKEVEEAKVGDTITTVKNGATQALPGYKEVQPVVFCGMFPVDAADFEKLRESIARLRLNDASFSFEMESSAALGFGFRCGFLGLLHLEIIQERLTREYDLDLITTAPSVVYRIQLGKSRTDDAREIMLHNPADFPDPSRIEEIDEPWIKAVIYTPDEYLGSILKLCQDRRGIQTDLTYVGGRAQVSYELPLNEVVFDFYDRLKSISRGYASFDYEQIGLREGDLVKMNILVNNEPVDALSMIVHRSVAEARGRQLCERLKDLIPRHLFKIPIQAAIGGKVIARETIAALRKDVTAKCYGGDITRKKKLLEKQKKGKARMREYGNVSIPQEAFIAALRMGEE from the coding sequence ATGAGCACCGACCTCGCGCTGATCCGCAATTTTTCGATCATAGCCCATATCGATCATGGCAAGTCCACGCTGGCCGACCGCCTGATCCAGGTGACGGGCGGCCTGTCCGAGCGCGAGCTCAAGGAACAGGTGCTCGACAATATGGATATCGAGCGGGAGCGGGGCATCACCATCAAGGCGCAAACCGTGCGCCTGAACTACACCGCGCGCGACGGGAAGACCTATGAGCTGAACCTCATGGACACGCCCGGCCATGTGGACTTCGCCTATGAAGTCTCACGCAGCCTGGCCGCCTGCGAAGGCGCGCTGCTGGTGGTGGATGCGGCGCAGGGCGTGGAAGCGCAGACGCTGGCCAACGTCTATCAATCGATCGAGCACGACCATGAGATCGTGCCGGTCATCAACAAGATCGACCTGCCCGCGGCGGAGCCGGACAAGGTGCGCGCCGAGATCGAGGATGTGATCGGGCTGGATGCCAGCAATGCGGTGCTGACCAGCGCCAAGTCCGGCATCGGCATCGAGGATGTGCTGGAAGCGGTGGTGGACCGCATCCCGCCGCCGCAGGGCGAACGCACGCGTCCGCTGAAGGCCATGCTCGTGGACAGCTGGTACGATCCCTATCTCGGCGTGGTCATCCTGGTGCGCGTAATGGACGGCGTGCTCAGGAAGGGTGAGCAGATCAGGTTCATGCAGGGCGGCACGCAGCATCTGGTGGACAGGGTGGGCTGCTTCACCCCCAAGCGCGTGGAACTGGCGGAGCTGGGGCCGGGCGAAATCGGCTTCATCACCGCGCAGATCAAGGAAGTGGAAGAAGCCAAGGTTGGTGACACGATCACCACCGTGAAGAATGGCGCCACGCAGGCGCTGCCGGGCTACAAGGAAGTGCAGCCGGTGGTGTTCTGCGGCATGTTCCCCGTGGATGCCGCCGATTTCGAAAAGCTGCGCGAAAGCATTGCCCGGCTGCGGCTGAACGATGCCAGCTTCAGCTTCGAAATGGAAAGCAGCGCGGCGCTGGGCTTCGGCTTCCGCTGCGGCTTCCTGGGCCTGCTGCATCTGGAGATCATCCAGGAACGGCTGACGCGGGAATACGACCTCGATCTCATCACCACCGCCCCCAGCGTGGTCTATCGCATCCAGCTGGGCAAATCGCGCACGGACGATGCGCGCGAGATCATGCTGCACAACCCCGCGGACTTCCCCGATCCTTCGCGGATCGAGGAGATCGACGAGCCGTGGATCAAGGCGGTGATCTACACGCCCGACGAATATCTCGGCAGCATCCTCAAGCTCTGCCAGGACCGGCGCGGCATCCAGACCGATCTCACCTATGTCGGCGGCCGGGCGCAGGTCAGCTACGAATTGCCGCTGAATGAAGTGGTGTTCGATTTCTATGACCGGCTGAAGAGCATCAGCCGCGGCTATGCCAGCTTCGACTACGAACAGATCGGGCTGCGCGAAGGCGATCTGGTGAAGATGAACATCCTGGTGAACAACGAGCCGGTGGATGCGCTGAGCATGATCGTTCACCGCAGCGTGGCCGAGGCGCGCGGGCGCCAGCTGTGCGAACGGCTGAAGGACCTGATCCCGCGCCACCTGTTCAAGATTCCGATCCAGGCCGCGATCGGCGGCAAGGTGATCGCCCGCGAAACCATCGCCGCCCTGCGCAAGGACGTGACCGCCAAATGCTATGGCGGCGACATCACGCGCAAGAAGAAGTTGCTGGAAAAGCAGAAGAAGGGCAAGGCGCGGATGCGCGAATACGGCAATGTGTCGATTCCGCAGGAAGCCTTCATCGCTGCCTTGAGGATGGGCGAGGAATAG
- a CDS encoding EAL domain-containing protein, with protein MSRPARVNRFIEAPAAAGGEGIAAFARTLSERRQDTRRSPRLDRSLAANPPRPERGNWFPRRWPFLLLCMLAIVGVARLGAGAWPHMPILPLLAASVILSGCARFTFDWVRGRSFAAHLLAASAVVALPLFLYGLGMALWALRGGLAWDMVLAALICVGGIASAYLRRQPAMIFAGQFAIWSAPVAALQSLAGLLTMLVALVVAILISREQLREEHEEVVRQQMRDRMQTRARDILADYEETQLGWFWETDRRSLLTYISPPIARALGHEPEELVGSPLVQLFHLADSGQDGERTLLFHLTARSAFNEVSVRAAIREEERWWSISGRPIYDAFHNFVGFRGSGTDLTEKKRSREDASRLAHYDSLTDLANRLQMSRTLERILAAPRESERQCTVLLLDLDRFKRVNDTMGHPAGDALLKQVAQRLLGTVGQMGQVGRLGGDEFEVILAGEVERRAVGHLCEAIIHALSQPYVIDGQRVVIGASVGVAVSPDDGKTSEELIRNADLALYAAKDGGRGRYHFYAEDLHAQAEERAKLERDLRDAISHGELELYYQPVIATSSERISGFEALLRWRHPDRGWVPTNHFVEAAEESGLIAQIGEWALRQACQDLARWPEEVRVAVNVSPLQFANPQLPAIVAQAIASAGIEPSRLELEITESVFLTDDEGTEAMFAALKRIGVRMALDDFGTGYSSLGYLKKAPFDKIKIDQSFVRGATQPGSRNGAIIASITGLAHALGMDTTAEGVETLDELDLVRMHGCSHVQGFIYERPLSAEDAAARLASGLTAVARGPRSARAPRQTMLRKVLLDHHGHLYNVTVRNISVSGAMVEGLWNVPVGTVFRMHLSERHELEAVTRWCSANRAGLEFAEPLERDASGRLAAVQERAPDLSGKAAVALRG; from the coding sequence ATGTCGCGCCCCGCAAGAGTTAACCGGTTTATCGAGGCGCCGGCCGCCGCCGGGGGCGAGGGGATTGCCGCTTTCGCCCGAACGCTCAGCGAAAGACGACAGGACACCCGCCGCAGCCCCCGCCTCGACCGCTCGCTGGCGGCGAATCCCCCGCGGCCGGAGCGGGGCAACTGGTTTCCGCGACGCTGGCCCTTCCTGCTGCTGTGCATGCTCGCCATAGTCGGTGTCGCTCGACTAGGGGCGGGCGCGTGGCCCCACATGCCGATCCTGCCCCTGCTGGCGGCATCTGTGATCCTTTCCGGATGCGCGCGCTTCACCTTCGACTGGGTGCGCGGACGGAGCTTCGCGGCACATCTGCTCGCCGCCTCCGCGGTCGTGGCGCTGCCGCTGTTCCTGTACGGGCTGGGCATGGCGCTTTGGGCGCTGAGGGGCGGGCTGGCATGGGACATGGTGCTGGCTGCGCTGATCTGCGTCGGCGGGATCGCTTCCGCCTATCTCCGCCGGCAACCGGCGATGATCTTCGCCGGCCAGTTCGCCATCTGGTCGGCCCCGGTGGCGGCGCTGCAATCGCTCGCCGGCCTGCTTACGATGCTGGTCGCTCTCGTCGTCGCAATCCTGATCAGCCGGGAGCAGCTGCGGGAAGAGCATGAGGAGGTCGTCCGCCAGCAGATGCGCGACCGGATGCAGACCCGCGCGCGAGACATCCTGGCCGATTACGAGGAAACCCAGCTCGGCTGGTTCTGGGAAACCGACCGCCGATCGCTGCTGACCTATATCTCGCCGCCCATCGCCAGGGCGCTGGGTCACGAACCGGAAGAGCTGGTGGGCAGCCCGCTGGTGCAATTGTTCCATCTCGCCGACTCGGGGCAGGATGGTGAGCGCACCCTGTTGTTCCATCTCACCGCCCGCTCCGCCTTCAACGAAGTCTCCGTCCGCGCCGCGATCCGTGAGGAGGAGCGGTGGTGGTCCATCAGCGGACGGCCGATTTACGATGCCTTCCACAATTTTGTGGGATTCCGTGGCTCTGGCACCGATCTCACCGAGAAGAAGCGCAGCCGGGAGGATGCCTCGCGGCTGGCGCATTACGATTCGCTCACCGATCTCGCCAACCGGCTGCAGATGTCGCGCACGCTGGAGCGCATCCTTGCCGCCCCACGCGAAAGCGAGCGGCAGTGCACCGTTCTGCTGCTCGATCTCGACCGCTTCAAGCGGGTGAACGACACCATGGGCCATCCGGCCGGGGATGCCCTGCTGAAACAGGTGGCGCAGCGGCTGCTGGGCACGGTGGGGCAGATGGGGCAAGTCGGCCGGCTCGGGGGCGACGAGTTCGAGGTGATCCTGGCCGGTGAAGTGGAGCGCCGCGCAGTAGGCCATCTGTGCGAGGCGATCATTCACGCGCTCTCCCAGCCCTACGTGATCGACGGGCAGCGAGTGGTGATCGGTGCCTCGGTGGGGGTAGCGGTTTCCCCCGATGACGGCAAAACGAGCGAGGAGCTGATCCGCAATGCCGACCTGGCGCTCTATGCGGCGAAGGACGGCGGGCGCGGGCGCTATCACTTCTATGCCGAGGATCTCCACGCGCAGGCGGAGGAGCGGGCGAAGCTGGAGCGCGACTTGCGCGATGCGATCTCGCACGGCGAGCTGGAACTCTATTACCAGCCGGTGATCGCCACTTCCTCCGAACGGATTTCGGGCTTCGAGGCGCTGCTGCGCTGGCGGCATCCGGACCGGGGCTGGGTGCCCACCAACCATTTCGTGGAAGCGGCCGAGGAAAGCGGGCTGATCGCGCAGATCGGCGAATGGGCGCTGCGGCAGGCGTGCCAGGATCTTGCGCGCTGGCCGGAGGAGGTGCGCGTGGCCGTGAACGTCTCGCCGCTGCAATTCGCCAATCCGCAACTGCCCGCAATCGTCGCGCAGGCCATCGCCAGCGCCGGCATCGAGCCGTCGCGGCTGGAGCTGGAGATCACCGAGAGCGTCTTCCTCACGGATGACGAGGGTACGGAGGCGATGTTCGCCGCACTCAAGCGCATCGGCGTGCGCATGGCGCTGGACGATTTCGGCACCGGCTATTCCTCGCTCGGCTATCTGAAGAAGGCGCCGTTCGACAAGATCAAGATCGACCAGAGCTTCGTGCGCGGGGCGACGCAGCCCGGCAGCCGCAACGGCGCGATCATCGCCTCGATCACCGGCCTCGCCCACGCGCTCGGCATGGATACCACGGCCGAGGGGGTGGAGACGCTGGACGAGCTCGATCTGGTGCGGATGCATGGTTGCAGCCATGTGCAGGGCTTCATCTACGAACGGCCGCTGAGTGCGGAGGACGCCGCGGCGCGGCTGGCCTCAGGCCTCACCGCCGTCGCGCGGGGCCCGCGCTCGGCCCGGGCGCCGCGGCAGACGATGCTGCGCAAGGTGCTGCTGGATCACCACGGCCATCTGTACAATGTCACGGTGCGCAATATCTCCGTGTCCGGAGCCATGGTGGAAGGGCTTTGGAACGTGCCGGTAGGCACCGTCTTCCGGATGCACCTATCCGAACGCCACGAACTGGAAGCCGTGACCCGGTGGTGCTCCGCCAATCGCGCCGGCCTTGAATTCGCCGAGCCGCTGGAGCGCGATGCCAGCGGCCGGCTGGCGGCGGTGCAGGAGCGGGCGCCTGATCTCTCCGGCAAGGCCGCGGTGGCGCTGCGGGGCTGA
- a CDS encoding beta-glucosidase family protein yields the protein MKRITYALAALASLPSLTCATGSLVAQESAPARPWMNSKLTPDQRADLLLREMTTDEKVAILHGPMAVAFGPGQKIPEKAVGGAGYIPGNERLGIPAQQESDASLGVTNPGLVRGVQDMSTALPSSLALAATFNPEIAFAGGRMVGEEARAKGINVMLAGGVNLLRDPRGGRNFEYAGEDPLLAGIMAGESIRGIQSADIISTVKHYALNDQEHDRMTADSVIAEDAARESDLLAFQIAIERGKPGSVMCAYNLINGVYGCQNDFLLNRVLKGDWEYPGYVMSDWGAVHELGAFTAGLDQQSGEQLDKQVWFGEPLKKAVADGSIPAARLDDAAHRVLRSMFAHGLFDNPPAKADIDFESHGKIAQAEAEEAIVLLKNAGGVLPLAAQSGRIAVIGASVEAGVPSGGGSSQVANPYRPSVGGVPAPVRTVPLGGEGLMANWMNVVFHPSAPLAAIRERAKGEVSFDSGLYPAGAARAAGEADVAIVFAYQPTTEGDDAGDMALPFGQDALIEAVAAANPNTIVVLQTGNPVRMPWADKVKGVLQAWFGGQKGGEAIARVLFGEVNPSGHLPLSWPVDESQLPRPEIPGWDAPEGTRVTVNYDIEGSDVGYRWFARQSTQPRYWFGHGLSYTDFGYANLKVAGGKTVTASVDVTNTGKVQGKDVVQLYLTDKPGGVARRLLGFQKVELAPGETKRVTLTADPRLLAEYETGRGWRIDAGAYTVGVGHDAGTMELTGSVTLRSARLDP from the coding sequence CGCCCGACCAGCGCGCCGACCTGCTGCTGCGCGAGATGACGACGGACGAAAAGGTCGCCATCCTCCATGGGCCCATGGCGGTGGCGTTCGGCCCCGGCCAGAAGATACCGGAAAAGGCCGTGGGCGGTGCCGGCTATATCCCCGGCAACGAACGGCTGGGCATTCCCGCGCAGCAGGAAAGCGACGCCAGCCTCGGCGTCACCAATCCCGGGCTGGTCCGCGGGGTGCAGGACATGTCCACCGCCCTGCCGTCCAGCCTGGCGCTGGCGGCCACCTTCAATCCCGAGATCGCCTTTGCCGGCGGGCGCATGGTTGGCGAAGAGGCGCGGGCCAAGGGTATCAACGTCATGCTCGCCGGCGGGGTCAACCTGCTGCGCGATCCGCGTGGCGGGCGCAATTTCGAATATGCGGGCGAGGATCCGCTGCTGGCCGGCATCATGGCGGGCGAAAGCATCCGCGGCATCCAGTCGGCGGACATCATTTCCACGGTCAAGCACTACGCCCTGAACGATCAGGAGCATGACCGCATGACGGCGGATTCGGTGATCGCCGAGGATGCCGCGCGCGAGAGCGACCTGCTCGCGTTCCAGATCGCCATCGAACGGGGCAAGCCGGGTTCGGTCATGTGCGCCTACAACCTCATCAACGGGGTTTACGGCTGCCAGAACGATTTCCTGCTGAACCGCGTGCTCAAGGGTGACTGGGAGTATCCCGGCTATGTGATGTCGGACTGGGGGGCGGTGCATGAACTTGGCGCCTTCACCGCCGGCCTCGATCAGCAGTCCGGCGAGCAGCTGGACAAGCAGGTGTGGTTCGGCGAGCCGCTCAAGAAGGCCGTTGCCGATGGCAGCATCCCGGCCGCGCGGCTGGACGATGCGGCGCACCGCGTGCTCCGTTCCATGTTTGCGCATGGCCTGTTCGACAATCCGCCCGCCAAGGCGGACATCGATTTCGAAAGCCATGGCAAGATCGCCCAGGCCGAAGCCGAGGAAGCGATCGTTCTGCTGAAGAACGCCGGCGGCGTGCTGCCGCTGGCGGCGCAGAGCGGGCGCATCGCGGTGATCGGCGCGAGTGTCGAGGCCGGCGTACCCTCCGGCGGCGGTTCCTCGCAGGTAGCCAATCCCTATCGCCCCTCGGTGGGAGGCGTCCCGGCGCCGGTGCGCACCGTGCCGCTTGGCGGCGAGGGCCTGATGGCGAATTGGATGAATGTCGTGTTCCATCCCTCGGCCCCGCTGGCCGCGATTCGGGAGCGGGCGAAGGGGGAGGTCAGCTTCGACTCCGGCCTCTACCCCGCAGGCGCCGCACGCGCTGCCGGCGAGGCCGATGTGGCGATCGTCTTCGCCTACCAGCCCACGACCGAAGGCGACGATGCGGGGGACATGGCGCTTCCCTTCGGGCAGGACGCGCTGATCGAAGCCGTCGCCGCCGCCAATCCGAATACCATCGTGGTGCTGCAGACGGGCAATCCCGTGCGCATGCCCTGGGCCGACAAGGTGAAGGGCGTCCTGCAGGCATGGTTTGGCGGGCAGAAGGGCGGGGAGGCGATCGCCCGCGTGCTGTTCGGCGAGGTGAATCCCTCGGGCCACCTCCCGCTCAGCTGGCCGGTGGACGAAAGCCAGTTGCCGCGGCCGGAAATTCCCGGCTGGGACGCACCCGAAGGCACGCGGGTGACGGTGAATTACGATATCGAAGGCTCCGATGTCGGCTATCGCTGGTTTGCCCGCCAGTCCACCCAGCCGCGCTACTGGTTCGGGCACGGCCTCAGCTACACCGATTTCGGCTATGCCAATCTGAAGGTCGCCGGCGGCAAGACCGTGACCGCCAGCGTCGATGTGACCAACACCGGCAAGGTGCAGGGCAAGGATGTCGTGCAGCTTTATCTGACCGACAAGCCCGGTGGCGTTGCGCGGCGGCTGCTCGGCTTCCAGAAGGTGGAACTGGCGCCGGGCGAAACGAAGCGGGTGACGCTCACCGCCGATCCGCGCCTCCTCGCCGAATATGAAACGGGTCGCGGCTGGCGGATCGATGCGGGCGCTTACACCGTGGGCGTCGGGCATGATGCCGGAACTATGGAACTGACCGGGTCTGTCACGCTGCGCAGCGCGCGGCTCGATCCCTGA